From a region of the Halorubrum sp. BV1 genome:
- a CDS encoding zinc-dependent metalloprotease, whose amino-acid sequence MDILRSARVVSEASGSGVADWDRAAAAAKTSTDPGSLALTGADREGYATDVRDANARLRDVAGIDFDVPETIEVQNRHHWIDASADTFRRVMAPIEAAATGSKATDSDAPYRETGGSGGQFAPALGDASAVGGTWEPVRDLSRIANTGSMAFALGFLARNVLGQYDPLLLADEPDADHGLYFVHPNIVRVAATLDVEFPRFRRWIAFHEVTHAAEFGAAPWLPEYLESRVERGVDGLSAGGFDPAAFAELQTAMTAVEGYAEVLMDRAFDGEYADLRRKLDARRGGGGPVQRLARRLLGLGLKRRQYERGAAFFTHVADARGIEAASSVWDGPEALPSAAEIDDPSAWISRVDP is encoded by the coding sequence ATGGACATCCTCCGCAGCGCCCGGGTCGTCTCCGAGGCGTCCGGTTCCGGCGTCGCCGATTGGGACCGGGCCGCCGCGGCCGCGAAGACGAGCACCGATCCCGGGTCGCTCGCGCTCACCGGCGCGGATCGAGAGGGCTACGCGACCGACGTTCGCGACGCGAACGCGCGCCTCCGCGACGTCGCCGGGATCGACTTCGACGTGCCGGAGACGATCGAGGTACAGAACCGCCACCACTGGATCGACGCGAGCGCGGACACTTTTCGGCGGGTGATGGCTCCGATCGAGGCGGCCGCGACCGGTTCGAAGGCGACCGATTCGGACGCACCCTATCGAGAGACGGGGGGCTCCGGTGGGCAGTTTGCCCCCGCACTCGGGGACGCCTCCGCGGTCGGCGGGACGTGGGAGCCGGTGCGTGACCTCTCTCGGATCGCCAACACCGGCTCGATGGCGTTCGCGCTCGGGTTCCTCGCGCGAAACGTGCTCGGCCAGTACGATCCACTGTTGCTCGCCGACGAGCCCGACGCCGACCACGGACTGTACTTCGTCCACCCGAACATCGTCCGCGTCGCGGCGACGCTCGACGTCGAATTTCCTCGGTTCAGGCGGTGGATCGCTTTCCACGAGGTGACGCACGCGGCGGAGTTCGGCGCGGCACCGTGGCTCCCCGAGTACCTCGAATCTCGGGTCGAGCGCGGCGTCGACGGCCTCTCAGCCGGCGGGTTCGACCCGGCCGCGTTTGCGGAGCTACAGACCGCGATGACCGCGGTCGAGGGGTACGCGGAGGTGCTCATGGACCGCGCGTTCGACGGCGAGTACGCCGACCTGCGCCGGAAGCTCGACGCCCGGCGCGGAGGCGGCGGCCCGGTACAGCGGCTCGCGCGACGCCTGCTCGGTCTCGGACTCAAACGCCGACAGTACGAGCGCGGCGCGGCGTTTTTCACACACGTCGCCGACGCCCGCGGAATCGAGGCCGCAAGCTCCGTCTGGGACGGCCCCGAGGCCCTTCCGAGCGCTGCCGAGATCGACGACCCGTCGGCGTGGATCTCGCGCGTC